The genomic segment AGGAGCAGCATGCATTACTGTTCACTGTGCAAGCAGCTGTGGCTGAAGATATAATGAAGTTTAATGCTGGGAATGAGAAAGCCTCAGCAGGCATACTCAAACAACTGTGCCCGAATCCTGGCCACACCAAGCGCATGGTGGAGAAAGACCGGCAAAAACAGGTGGCAGTTGAAAACATTTTAATATTGCGTAGTATGTATATTTTAAGGTTATTTTGTTATGCTTTTTTCATGTCCTCtcaaaatccttttttttttgtgcgtgtgtgtgagttcTTATAAATTTGCAGAAGTGATATTTTGGCCTTCAGGGCACATGAAGCCATTATTTTTGGAGTGGCATGTACCTACATGTGTGCAACTTGAAAGACTAGGAGCAGATTTTTTATATTTCGGCTCTGGAAATTTTCAATTTGGCCACTAATTGCACCATCTGATATTCAGTTCTACACATTGAACTTTAATGTGCTGTAATATTGCTAACACCTGCCACATAATAAAAGTACTCCAACATTTGTTTCCTTACAGTTTATGGTATCCAGCCATATGTCAAAATTAACTTTTTGGCTGGTAGTGGCCTTGCTGTTGTTCAGATAAACAATACATAAATAATTTTAGTTATCTCTGAAGCTATTTGCAATATGCAAAATCTAATCAAATTTTTGAAATCAGCATGAGAAGCTCAAGGTGAGAATTTTCATTAAACgtcatttaaaaataaaaaaaattcgaaaaTTCACTTTCCCCCTTAGGGGTCCCGTGTGCCAACTTCCAGGTAAAGTTTAGTGCGCATGGTAGAAAAATTCAGCACAGGCGTAAGAGTGATAGACTACTACAGTCTGGTCGACTGGAGACGGACAGCAGATGTGGCAGATACATTCATGTCGGGAGTGTGGCAATAAAGCATGCTATGGTAGTGCTGTAATTGATGCAAACTGCCGTGCGATGCCAGAAACTTCGTGCCGTTAAAATGTGTACCTCGTCACTTTCTAGCCTACAGGCATGTCCAATAGACTGGTGTTTTCGGCCAAGTGACAGCGACAGCCGTATACATTTGGATGTATTGTGGATCGCATTGCGTTATTCAGTAACCAAAAAAAAGTTCATGCATTACAACTTGCCAAGGTGTCTTTGTTGCTGTGAAGTTTTGTACAATCTAGAATGTCAAAGGAAATTGTAATTGAAATAAATGTGGGGAACAGTGATATTGATGAGCATTTATGACCTGGCTGCAAGCTAGGTAACTGTTGATTCTTGTTCATGAGCCATTTTTCTCCGAAGGTGTGAGAGATGGATTTAGTAGATGTCATATTCAGTTACAGCAAAACTGGCTCCACCAGTACTCGCCAGTCGCACTTTCGATGCACTGAGTGCTGGCAGAAGCACTGAGACATTGGTTGTTTAAAATAGGAGTCAGTGAGATTAAGACTGAGTGCTTAGTCAACTTGATGTCCAAAACATTGATTCTTTCGTACTGAAAAAAGTTATTTGTTTTATTCAGTAGGTTTGGCATAGTGAATAATTGTTTGTAATAGATATATGAGATTCTAATATATTGTGAAGGAAAGCATCGTGCCCCAACCTAAATACGTCTgtcaatacaaagaaaaaattctTTATGTGGATGTAACTGTTAGTGTTTATGCTGGCTCTGACAGTAATCCTCGTGTTTTTACAGATGTTTCCATGCCGCCTGAAAAAAACATCGAACGAGTTGTATTGCTCGGGCTTCGACTGTAAACCAGCTCGTCAGATTCTTGAACggcatccatttttttttctttgctacgtgACAAAGCAGTTTGATCTACAAGTTATTACCCTTGTGATGGTGATATGACTGTTTACTGATTGCCATCTATGCTTCTCTTGTCTTGAACGAGTCTAATGGCAAATTCACTTGCTGCCCCATCATTTTACtgaaatcataaaaaaaaaagggctttGTTGCACTGACTGCTGTGTAATCATCTGGGTAAAATAAAGATACACTGCAATGTACAAACAGAGAATGTAATATAGTGTGGAATATTGGCTGTTTTCATACATTCATATGTTCAttaccatgtgtgtgtgtgtgtgtgtgagtgagggggagggggcaggCAGGCTAGGGAGGATTTGTCTCATATTGCTGTTGCTTAAGCAATGAAACAGGATAATGGAAAGTGTTTACGATGCACTATTAGAGCAAAAGAATCCCTCGTTTAGTGCTCAAAGATGTGACTGTTCTACCACCTGCAAATGTGGTGTCAGTGTAATCACAGTGCTgtgtttattctttctttttttttagtttcggaTGTTTATCATTTGATTTCATATTTATTTCGTATATAGTAGTATTTCATTTCATATGATTTATGTTCGGAACCGTACACGGCTGATCTCGTGAAACAgcttgaaagagtgcagaataGGGCAGCCAGGTTTATTCTTAATAATTATAGTAGAAAATTAAGTATGACAAAGTAAAATTAATTTATCTTGGCAAGCACTAAAAGAGCGGCCAAGAAAATATCAGATAGAAATTTTTTTTCGCTCTGTTTATTATTCTAAAACAGGAATTgagaaataaagatatattaagTAGCCTACTAATTTGCGTTGCGACGATACCCTGTACTGAAAGTCAGTGAGTTTCCTTTCAGGGGTGACTTCTTtcagtattctttttttgttcgatCTATAAGAGAATGGTATGCTCTTTTACCTGACATTGTTAACATTGAAAACAATGATGTGTTTTATCGTGCTTTATGTACGTGATCGCTTGTTCCTTCCTTTACAATGTAGCCTGCCTGCGGTAATGCCTGCATGAGTGATGcaggtgaataaataaataaataaatacaaaataaataaatatatgtgtTCTAACATCAGCCGATGCTTTTGTTGTGCTGCATTGTACAAATCCTTCTGTAATACAGTGCTACATATAAAAGCAGTTTGACTATTTAACCCTTCTTTGAGCATTGCCTACAAGCAACATACCATAAAACTatttttcttgccgagttttgGTATTAAGCACAAGCTTTCTAGCTAAATGGCCCTGGCCAATACTGAATAACATGCAGCAAGTATCATTTGTTAGTTTAGAGCTGGAGCACAGGTCAAGAAAGAAGTTTCAGACATGAGTAACTTTCTCTTAAAAGTATGCTGAGAGAGACATGCTGATGCAAGATTTCCAGCTGCAGTGATGTTGCACAAATGGTGTGTAGCAAATAAAACGTACACCTATAGTTCACACATGAATAGAACTGTCCGTGCAAATTCCAAATGTAGCCATAGGCTTGGGGTGAtgcccacttccagttttctgccctaTATATAGTTTCCCATTTGCTGCTGAAAAAACTTctgcaaattatttttcttatAATTAATTATGCTTATTCCTAATGTGCTTAgcacatttagatagaaaattaaaaaaaattctggtatTTATATGTGCCGTCAATAAAGGGTTAACCGTAATATCAAAAGTGTAGGCCAAATACAGCCTCTATATTGGGAGTAGATGTTTGCATCTACCAAGActagttatttatttttgtagtgGTAATGATGCTTTTTTTAATGCTCAGAAGTGGAGCTGTATTCTCCTCTACCAGCAATTGTGGTGTTAGTTTAACCTCTATAAATGCTGTgtttattcttttcttcttttttagtaATATTACTTTAATTCATGTAGATATTTCATCTCATAGGCTTCGCTTGTTCAAATATATGTTATTTCTCTTGTAGCGCTGTATTGTGATGCGAAAAAAACGTGTAATATCTTGCTTTATAAGTGAGTGCATAAGTGATTGTTGAGGCATCATATCAAAAGTGGTTGCCAAACCCCACCTTTATGTTGCAAGCTATAATCTATGTATTAAAAATAATTGTGTACAGAGATGTATACAGAGATAGAAAATGGTGTGAGACGTATACTGTACCAGTGCACTGTTGCCATGAGAGTAATGTATGGGTTGTGAGGCCAAAGTTATTAAGTCTTTTGCCTTCAAGTGTGGCAACACATCTTAACGGCCAGATGTACTTTAGTTCCACGAAATATATGACACATTGCTACATTGACTTCCTGTGCTTCGTGTGACGTTGCAGGTTCCTTGCTATTGGAATCCCGTGAGCAGTACCTTTCACGCGTGTCTGTTTGTGGCCAGCTGCATTCCTGCCTGCAGTGCACTTACAAGACTAAGCACAGGAAGCACATGACCCAGCACCTGCGCATACACACAGGCGAGCGGCCCTTCAAGTGCCACCTGTGCCCAGAGGCGTTCACTCAGAAGTGGCACCTGAAAGAGCATGTGCGCACCCACGCAGGCGAGCGTCCCTACCAGTGCCACCTGTGCTCGGAAACGTTCACTCATTGTAACAGCTTCAAACGCCATGTGCGTGCCCACACGGGAGAGCGCCCCTACCAGTGCCACCTGTGCCCAGAAGCATTCACTCAGAATAGCAGCCTGACACGCCATATGCGTACCCACACTGGAGAGCGTGCTTTTCCCTGCATCCACTGTGGTGCATCCTTTTCACGGAAAGACAACCTCTTGCGCCACATGTCCTGTCACTCAGAGGAGAAGCCCTAAAGGCCAGGGACTTGAAGTTTTGTTGTTGATCAACCGActgatcaaattttttttttgcaagaaattaTTTATAAATTACATTGAGAGTAACGTGGCTGTTTGGGCTTGTTCGTAAAACTCCTTGATTTATTGCAGCACCGATATAGACGATGGGAAACGAGGTGCTAGACGTGTTTTAACTTCCAACAAAAAGATTTATTTTCGGTGACCCGTGTTTATAGCCATCACTCATCACATTGCATATGCACAGTTCACACACTTAGGAAAGTTAACTCTTTGACAAATGTACAGATGGTGTGCTGACACACTCAGAGCCAAGTCGTGAGATCATTCCAGCCTCAATTATTTTACATGTTAGTTGATCACCGCTTACGCTGACAACAGTACATTGAGCAGAAAATGGTTCACAGCCACACAAACTGCAATGACATGCAAGCGAATCATTACCCATGCTTTTCTTGACATTGTATGAGATATTGTACGAGTGTTCTCTCAGCTGGTCATTGATAAGCATCCCGTTTACCCTATGTACTGTGTACCACAAGAGAGCAGGATACAATAAACCATGTTGCTAACCCAGGTGACAAACATATTCTTGTGCTTTTTGTCACAGATGGGGGGCACGCTGTAACATTTCCTTTGATTACACAACTTAATAAGCCTCTGAGCGGCAGAGATGATAACTTTAACTTTGGAATGATATGCAGTTTTCTTGATATTGTGAGACAGCTTATGAATGTAGGATGTAGCAGCCACTTTTTGTGTCTCTCAGATGCAGCGACCACATGACAACCACTCGGTACGCGCAATTTTCTGAGCAGAGATTCCGCGACTGAACACTGTACATGCAAAGAATACCCCGCTAGTGTCAACTACTTGGATTGGTAAAGAAAATAGCTTACAACTGATGAGGATATGATTTATTGAGTGCAATTAGAAAACTAAGATTAACGATCCCTCTCTTGACAAGTTTTCAACGTGTGGAAGTGTGCAAAAGAACTGGCTTACTGCTACGAAGTTTGTAACACCAACACGTATGCTCTGGGTGAAAGCTTAGCTCAATGTCAACAAACTTAAGCGTGCTATTAGTGGGTATTTCATACGTCATTTCAAGGGGCTTGAAGCAGTCCCTAAATGACCCAAGAATATTAAGAGCCTGCATCTGCACCGTACCTGAAACCTTGTCAAGAAAAATAACATAGTCATCGACGTACCTAAAGATTTCTTGACAAGGTTTCAGATGCGATGCAGATGGGGGGCTTAATGTTCTTGGTTCACTTAAGGACTGCTTCAAGCCTTAAAACTACTCATAATATAAGAACTCAGCAAAGGAAATGGAAACATACAATTGAGACGGGGCACAGTAGTATGTGCCAAATTTCTTGtctttcgcacatgtttaacAACACATGATTGGTGGCATTCTCATGTGACATAATTGTGCTTCCTAGTTCAAATGCTTATGTTTTAGTAACAACCACTTATGTATTAGTACTACCTGGCTGCCATGGTACACACTGTTCTAATACAGACTAAACTACTGTGCCAGCTGAAATGCTCTCACGCTGTTCACAAGCTGAAGCGCATGCCTCGGCAGAGTTGGTTCTCAAGCTTTAAACGTCCAGTTTCATACTTATGGTTCAGCATTAGCAAACCCTGTCACTCTGGTTGGCATTCGCACAGCAAGGCAACGACAGGAGAAACTGAACGCTGCAATTTTTGAGAAGCCATCGTTGATGTTTAGTGGTGTCATGTCTGGAAACCGAGTAAAGCTTGTATGCTGTATTGAAATAGTGTAGTGGTTGTTGCATCTGGCCGGAATCAGCTGCTGAGATATCCAGACATGCAAACTGGTAAATTGTGCATGTTCACTCGTGCTAATAACTGGCATGGATTGATGACGGTATGATATTTCTCACAGGCCGACTGAAGATTACCCATAGGTTCTCGTGACGTAACATATCACAGCTGTCAGGCTGTAACTGTGAATTGCACAGTACTGTGAGATTAGCACTACACTGTGGCAGTTCTGTTATTGTTATGCAAGTAAATTACATAAATATTATTTTGCTATGCCGTATACCACAGAACCTCGTCAAGGAAAGAAATTTAACAAAAGCACCTAGAGCCAATTTCATTCATTTACTGTGAAATTCAGCTAAAATGATGTGCTAGCTAGCTCCTGTATGACTGTCACATACCATACTTATCACACAGACCTGCTCCGAAAACAGAAAATTCCTGCATTACCCATCTCTCAATAAATGTCAACACCAATGTGAATAGCATTAAAGTAGTGTAGCGACAAACTGTATTGCCACTGACAATATGCGGCATGTTTGAGGCATGAATGCAGCCAGGCTCTCTTCTCGCACATACCTCTATGCAAAAATTCACAATCTAGTGGCGCCGCAGTGAAGTTTGTGCATGACGCATGTCTGAATATATATAATGCGGGTTTGATTCTGCCCAGCATCAGAAAAtttctaaagagagagagagagtgaacattaatgagaaccagcagtttagtaggctgggcctaggcctcccacgatgggacgtcaagctcttgcctcttcgccgcttcgtaggccttttggttagcccagagttggtcgtcgagatgggagctgcgcagggtgGCGCGCCATCTGGACGAGAGGGTCACAGGATTAAGGTCTGAGTATTggtgtttgcactcccatagcatgtgggggagtgttgttgattgagttttacagatcttgcacgtctggctcggatagatgtcggggtatatgatgTGCTAAcatgtgagggaggggtatgtattggtctgtaacaggcgaagggtggttgcctgcggtgaggggtggggaaggttcttctttcgAGGTAAAATTACTTCACAAGGTTGtcgtatcttgtaaggcggtcgcatcctgcgggtgcacctgcaccgtcttcGGCACgtttgactagtcctcgtgctatgGAGTGTGTAACCTCATTGAGGTTAATGGGGTGCAGGTGGACATCGCCAGCGTGTGCTGGGAtacagacgagggtgatttgattttcagacgatAGCGGGGCTTGTTGTaaagttcttttgttttttttttacattgatgaGCACCACACATGCGCACTCGCACATACCCAATTACCAAAGTTGGCATAAAAGAGGTTCTTGAGAGAGCAGCAGATACCCAGTGTCACATAATCAAAGACCCAAGTTGCTCTAATGGTTGGTTTTGAGCTCAGATACAGCAGCACGGTGCTCAGCCCATTAGCCTAATGACTCAAGTTGGctagaaaatggttagagacaatGATAGCTACTGAAAAGAAAGTAACGTATCCTGAGATACTAATCGAATTCAAAGGTCGAGCAGTAGCTAGAAAAAGTTGGTGCTTTGTGGGGCACCTAAAGTTTCCGCTGGTGTTAAGGTTTTGGAATGTGTCAAGCATGTGCCAGCTGGACTCTTTACACAGATGCAGCCTGCACTATTGCAGCTTCAGAGTTGTCTGAGCAATCGAGCAATTTCAATGACTGCAAGTGCCTGCCTACCAAACCTGTAGAGCTGCATGCAGAAATTTAGTGAAGGAGACAGCCAAGACCATAGCCAGAACAGAAACAGCTAGCAGGGCGTGTCCTGCCTGACAACATGCGACTATAGGCATTCTCGTCATAGCCTGCCGAGCAGGAGTCTCCGCAGTTGCAGCCATTGTCACCACCACAGTCCTTTATTTCCATGTTGCCAGCATTGTTGGATTGTGTTTTGTTAGGAGCTAATGTCAGCGAGTCTAGGCAGCATGCACTATTGACTCATTACACCACATTCTCAAATCTGTTTCATGCAGTGATCTTCGTATTTGGAGATTTTTAAAGAGAAGTATGTTGGCTCAAATGCAAGTAAGTGTAGCAAGGGTGAGAACTTGGACGAGTTAGTCATTTGTACCAGAAGTAAGCACAATGCACATGACAGAGGTGTAAAGTTCTGCATTCTATATTGTCTTcctttattttactttttattcATTCATATTGATTTATGCACGCATTCAttcacatgcacgcacacacacacactctctctctctctccagcctgCCGGGGATATGGTAGAAGTGAAGAAAACGTTCACATATCAAATTTTTGTGAACTGTGCTTATTCTTGCCACATGCCCTCATTCTCAACTATACACCAAGTGTTTCTGTGAAAAATATtagcaattttttaaaattgcTTGTTGCAGATAGTAGCAAAATTCTAGcaatgtaccaactggcccagatttcaacccttctgctatggtgttgggctgccaagcacgaggtcatgggacttaatcccggccacggcggccacacttcgatgggggcgatatgcaaaaacacccgtgtacttaaatttatgtgcacgtttaaagaaccccaggtggtccaaatttccggagtcccccactatagcatgcctcatagtcagaaagtggtttagcacgtagaaccccataactttttttttttggcctccCGCACTATGTCACCAGAATCTGCGAACACCACAGGCTGGAGGTAGGACCACGTCCTGACCGCCACTGAGGTCTTGAAGCTCGGGCCCGCTGCCTGCCAGCTTCGCTTCTCTGCACAGCGCTCCTGATGTCTTGAGGTTTGGACTCACAGCTCGACAGCCTCGCTTCTTCCATGCCGCACACCGGGCTCCTtctcgacagaaaaaaaaatcttccatTTTCTTTCATCTCTGCTTCTCATCCCTCTTTTGGAACTCGTGTGCCTTCGTGTTTGACTGTTGACAGAGGTGCCGCGTCCTGCGAGCTCGCGCCGAATCCCactgttctttctgttcttttagaGTCACTGGCCCTCCGCCGCACCAGACATGCGCACACTAGTCTTTACACATGACATGGTTATGTAGATAGAAAACAACTATGATGATACATCAACATATAACTGAATAATTATGCATAGAGAATATTACAGATCAAGGGCTTGTCCTACAGCGACACCCACTTTGAGTACAactacagtagaatctcgtttATAGGTTCCTGTTACATATGTTTTCTCGGCGCCAACGCTTGCAATTAACAACACAAAAAAAGACCCAATGGAGCTGCGCTCATTTTTTACCGGCTCATACGTTCCTGGAACACATgattttttggcaccaacgttcagtacgtcgGGTCGGCAAACTGCGATTATATAATATGTTTTCTAGCCAATAGATcccatgcaaacaagaaaatgcgtgaggTGCACGCGATCGAGTACTACcatggcagcttcaccgcaattcTTACCCGCCCGTCTCGCTTGAAAACGCTAGCACGCACCAGCAAATCTCCAGATTCACCGCACGTGgcattataattagattaaaagtgtcaatgagaagtagagtgacatgaaaaactcccgatacagctttccgttgctcagtacatgctacataaaagtgtttttccgagaatGAAAAAAGCCCACAAACGCACGGAAAACTGCATGCGACTGGcgactcgaggcactttgcgtgtatttgatGGCTTAACCTTAACATTTTTGGAGCCTCAGTTGTCGTAAACAAGCGTTCCAAAAATGTGAGATAAGTCATTGCAGGGTTGCTGGTAGtagtgaaacaagaaaaatatagAGATCCAACGTACATGTTGGaatttatgtgaagcgaagcttaacTGTTAATTAAATGCTTTACAATTAATGGTGATAGATACAATTTTGTTACTTTCATCCTTTGCAACATGTAATCGCATCAAGTGTTTGCTTGAAATGTAGGCTTCCACtacaaaacagaaaacaaagctCGCACTGCCCATTTTTTTCAGCATTCTTTCAAAAACTTGTTTCAATTCTTATAATTTGTGATCCTTTGTTTACTAGGCAGAGAAGAGCAACCAAACTCTAACTGGCACTTGTTTCGAAATAATTAATTAGTTTGGAATAGTCAAATATACCGAATAGTTCCTTTTTGAATATGAATGGTTAGTGTGTACTGTTTGATTTGTATTCAGAACTTTaaatattcacccacccttagttTCCATAAAATTTAGTGTAAACTCTACACAtagcagttgaaaaaaaaatcatataagCAGGTGAGGGGCATTAATACATATGCCTCTGCTGTCTTTTCAACATACCTTTTTGTTTCATGAACTGCCCCATCTTGTAGGGTATGTTTACACCAGTGAGGTCATGCTGAAAGTTCCCAACTGCCTTCGAAGTTTCCAGGTAGCCTGTTCAAGTACTTCAGTGCTTTTCAAAGCCACCCCAAAGTGTTTTTTTAGCTCATTTTCAGTCACCACTGCTCCATTGCAGTTTGTAGCGAGAACTGGAATTTTTCATCTTTCGATTGAGGTTATAAACACGGGCCCCCTTATTGCTTTCACATGGCTTGGCCACTGTAAGAGCTCAGCATACTAATATGCATTGCAACTGCTTTCATAAACCTCTTCTGCAAGCTCATTTAATGGCTTTGAGACACATATTTGACTGCCCCAAATGCTACTCCAAAATGTGCCAGTCATTAATATCACTTGATATCGAATTTTAAGGTGTCAGAGAAAGTGAGGCAATCCTGATCATGTGTAATCTGACTTCAGGTATGGTAGCTTTTTGTATTGCATGTTATGTCACAATAGGTGAATTTTGTTCTTTGAACCACATTTGCTTTCATTTTGTGGATATTTATTAATTGTCATTAATGTAATACCACATGGTATACCTAGAATCaccttttttttctaattattgtttatatttgagagaTCGGTAATGTTTACATTATTTTAGCAAACATGTTTCATACACTATTGTTCTGTGAAGGAACCATCAGTGCATCATTCTCTTGCTGTGTTTGTAGCAACCATCATCGGCTTCATTCTAGCCTCTCTTGTACATCTTTGAAGCAGTACCAGAAAGgggcctttcttgtttttttattctgCATACCTGGACTGCACTGTCCTTTAGTGCAGTTTAGGAAGCCTGTAGCTCTAAGTTACGAGTGTCTGTGCTGTGGGATTCAAATGCTCCAGTCGAAGCCACATGAATTATTGAATtgattaaattctgggattttacatgccaaaggcacaatttcattatgaggcacgcaacaTTAATTACTGCCTAAGGATACGACCTTCAAGTGCACAATTATGTATCCAATTTCTTGATTCAGACATCTTGAAGGCCAACAAGCTAAAAAAACTAAAGCAAAAGGAGGAGCTGCTGGTCAGAAGTGACACACCTGAATCAACTTATATCAAAAAGGACTGTCCAGTCTGGTTTAAAGCTTCCTTTACGCCCCATGTGATGTTTTAGACAGTGTTTCCAAATCTACTGATCACTTGTGGCATTTTAACATATGATGATATTGCTGATATTTTAAGATATTTGTCTTCGAAAAAATCTTTTTGTTTCTGGTCACCTTACAATCCCCCCACCAACGTTGAGCAGCTTGCACAGGCACAACAGCAAGTACAGTCACATttaatatgagctgcaacacggttCCTCTGGTCAAACCTGCTCCAGGACTGCACACTGGTGGCAAAATGCAAAAGATTGGTTTAATAAATACCTGTAGTTGGCAGGGCGTTCAGTTTTCTCATTTTTCCTTGTGACAGTGCCACAGTGCCCTCTTCAAGCCCCTGCAAACACAAGCACTGTGTTGCAGCTAATATAGAATGCAACAGTGCTGCTGGGCTGTTGGGCCAGCTTCGCAATTATAGTTAATGTGTGCTTGAAATGTGGTGAACGCATGATGTCAGGCTGGCTATGAGAGGAGCATCCAAACCGGTTCATCTACTCATACCCTTCCATTGCAGCATATTTGCAGCTTCTATACTCCTGTGAGAAATTAGTACTTACAGGTGAGTTTGTTTTTGGGCTTCTTTGTGAAACCACACAAACAGTTTGGAAACTTATGTGTCCCATATGAAGAGGTGGAGTTGGGTTGAAAAGTGTTCTCATCCAGGAACCATCTTGGCTGCAAAGCATAGCCTGTtctctctagaaaaaaaaaaaagatattgcagtTAGCAAAGTGCATTCAGCGAGAAGACATTTGTGTTACCTCCTAGCAAGGTTTGCCAAAGTTCTCATCCTAAGAGTGGAGCTTGATTTGCTGAAGAATATGCTCACATCTGTTGGTGGATGTGTTTTGCCCACACACGCAGAGAAAGCATTATGGAAAAGACTTGTGCAGGATAAAAaaaattagtagtagtagtagcagcagcagtaaacttTTCAAAAAAGTGTGTTCTGCCTTCCGCCATGTCAGTCAGCCCATTGATCGCCAACACAGCCAGGTACTTCATCCGTAGAAACTGGGAATGTTGAAATAGTGACATTTTCTAATGGAATCGAGTATGAACATTGAGAAAAACTACAGCTGAATATTAAATTGAGTATAATATGTTTCCTCGTTTCTAAAGCAACATGAAATAAGTTTGTGCCAGGTCTGCTC from the Dermacentor variabilis isolate Ectoservices chromosome 9, ASM5094787v1, whole genome shotgun sequence genome contains:
- the LOC142557120 gene encoding uncharacterized protein LOC142557120 isoform X3, with amino-acid sequence MCGASVTVRKGSLLLESREQYLSRVSVCGQLHSCLQCTYKTKHRKHMTQHLRIHTGERPFKCHLCPEAFTQKWHLKEHVRTHAGERPYQCHLCSETFTHCNSFKRHVRAHTGERPYQCHLCPEAFTQNSSLTRHMRTHTGERAFPCIHCGASFSRKDNLLRHMSCHSEEKP
- the LOC142557120 gene encoding uncharacterized protein LOC142557120 isoform X4, translating into MSDAGSLLLESREQYLSRVSVCGQLHSCLQCTYKTKHRKHMTQHLRIHTGERPFKCHLCPEAFTQKWHLKEHVRTHAGERPYQCHLCSETFTHCNSFKRHVRAHTGERPYQCHLCPEAFTQNSSLTRHMRTHTGERAFPCIHCGASFSRKDNLLRHMSCHSEEKP
- the LOC142557120 gene encoding uncharacterized protein LOC142557120 isoform X6, producing MTQHLRIHTGERPFKCHLCPEAFTQKWHLKEHVRTHAGERPYQCHLCSETFTHCNSFKRHVRAHTGERPYQCHLCPEAFTQNSSLTRHMRTHTGERAFPCIHCGASFSRKDNLLRHMSCHSEEKP
- the LOC142557120 gene encoding uncharacterized protein LOC142557120 isoform X5, translated to MRSLLLESREQYLSRVSVCGQLHSCLQCTYKTKHRKHMTQHLRIHTGERPFKCHLCPEAFTQKWHLKEHVRTHAGERPYQCHLCSETFTHCNSFKRHVRAHTGERPYQCHLCPEAFTQNSSLTRHMRTHTGERAFPCIHCGASFSRKDNLLRHMSCHSEEKP
- the LOC142557120 gene encoding uncharacterized protein LOC142557120 isoform X2, with the translated sequence MVTAAPSKQKCSGTGSLGGNGSLLLESREQYLSRVSVCGQLHSCLQCTYKTKHRKHMTQHLRIHTGERPFKCHLCPEAFTQKWHLKEHVRTHAGERPYQCHLCSETFTHCNSFKRHVRAHTGERPYQCHLCPEAFTQNSSLTRHMRTHTGERAFPCIHCGASFSRKDNLLRHMSCHSEEKP
- the LOC142557120 gene encoding uncharacterized protein LOC142557120 isoform X1, which encodes MWLEVTLVKRAYGQATVKTYQLDGKDSMLLQESATSSELLHIITEKSQLSEAALVEKGSLLLESREQYLSRVSVCGQLHSCLQCTYKTKHRKHMTQHLRIHTGERPFKCHLCPEAFTQKWHLKEHVRTHAGERPYQCHLCSETFTHCNSFKRHVRAHTGERPYQCHLCPEAFTQNSSLTRHMRTHTGERAFPCIHCGASFSRKDNLLRHMSCHSEEKP